TACTatatcaagtgctcaagagaggtaaatggttcaaataaatggtcaattcaaacaaatgggtaaggcttgtaatgtggatGCTCAaaaaacaggattacaggctcaatggggttaactacgatacatcaCAAGtaggtgggtaaactatatagctggatcaacaaagaaacgcctatatcacttccaataCTGAACAAACtactatttctctttgcaaacacacggggcaagttctagacatcaaatgcaatgcacagaatacactaaacctcacacacacatggcacataactcactcaagattggattcatcaagacactctagagTTAAGCAATGTTAAGATTATACAATATAAggcacttatacaagagtcaaagtttgagcctaagcgtcacaaccaaagcaCTCATTATTCTCAAGACATGATCATGTCCAGAGATATTGCTTccatttcaaatcatagcacaaggtttcctacttctaaaaacaaaaactaactacacccggttcaaacaaaacccttagaAAAGAACCACGGCACAAAAAATACCAAGGGGAAATTATTACATTACCtaataaaagaaaatctttttgtctttttctctcgactttaatccctcaagaaacccgtcgaatgatatccatcgtcgggaaaagtcgaaaattttaaaatttatgttttttttttcaattttttctatctctaactactaaaattaacaaaaattaaaatacatatacatacaacatacaaatatccccctaccccacactttaagttgtgacatgtgtcacgaccccaaattccctccgtaggatgttgtgctggcacctagtctctaaaactaggtaagcctaacaatgcggaataataataaatatttgaaataaataaactataattcaaacaatttcaactcccaaaacccggtagaaataaatcacaagcttctaagaatttattctcaatgtctctatatatcaaggtctaaataaaatataaggaagcaatatAAAATGATAGAAGAGGACACCGGagcctgcggacgctggcagatatacctcgaggTCTCCATAcgtaggtaactcactgacgtctaggctggtaagatgtacctggatctactcaaaaagatgtgcagaagcgtaatatgagtacaccacagcagtacccagtaagtgccaagcctaacctcggtagagtagtgacgaggtcaggtgaggccctactgaaatataataatggaatggtaaaatatttaacaatatagtaaaataaaatgacactggaaatgaatcaaatagtatgtcacatttagtgacaccaaataattgcaaataatatctcgtggaatcaaaacagaatttccttcaactttatgaaaatcacaacaattaatcgaaggcaactatggccataaattaatattaacaagggcactaccgaggtaccgcctcgtagtcccaaattataaataatttcacaatatctcattttcttatatcaccgcgggagccttcacaatttatttaaagaaaatatttttttccgaaatagcatcccgcgttttagccacccttatcacaccacatgacttctagtagtcacccctactagccacgcgtatcaaaccacccttatctcaccgcatgcgtttcaacacccagaccttataccaccgcatgcgtatcaatatcacaatatatcacaatttgcacctcaagtacccaatattttaattttaaacgAAACAAAATCTcgcaaaaatattcaagaataaataattcaggaaaataatattctaaatttttaatacgttgcttcaatatcaaaattaaaaatgtcaaatactttatattaataatatttaatttaaagaaaatcaaccttcaaataatgcacaatatgaaagaaaccaagtttcaattaaacaggtaaaacaattagcagaaaaaggcaaacaaatttaaaacatatatcacagatcaatgataaagaatataacaagataaaataatttaataaatgcgcaacaatgatctacataatttaaaaatataatctttcacatttagcccgtgtacacactcgtcaccttgtgtacatgacttttaacacatttcaataatcacattaatatcaattctaggggaaattttccccacacaaggttagacaagtcacttacctcgattttccttgattttccgactccgatcgactcgtatcgagtcataattaattcgatacagtcaacaaaaattatagtaatcaatttcataagaaaatattacattttcattaaaatccgaaattagctcaaaattagcctgtggggcccatatctcggaatccggcgaaacttacaaaatccgataactcattcaattacgagtccacccataccaattttaccaaaatccgataatagctcgacctccaaatcttaaatttttgtttttgaaagattttgcaaaaatcttaatttttcttccataaattcacggattcgtgatgtaaatgagtatggagtcatgaaataaaattaatataggataaggaacacttaccccaatgttttcccgtgaaaatcgcccaagaaccgtgctccaaaaatccaaaacgaaatgaataaaattaccatttttggtccttaagtttctgccaatccgtcactaaaagtccattttccgtcactaaaagtctatttttcgtcactaaaagtccatttttcgtcactaaaagtccaccagaaactactctaccagccttccttcaattgatcataaatttatgtacaaatgtctaaatgataaatggtttaactttctgaaaactagaatcaaccgactacaacttttatgttttgcaacTTTTATGATtctttatgaattgcgagatataagcttccaaaatcggcttCATGTATCAgcatttctggcgaaactgctctaccagccattattcaatccatcataacattctgtacaaatatccaaataataaatggtttaactttctggaaactagaaacaAACGagtacaactttcatgttttgacaatgttctgattccttatgaattatgagatataagctttcaaatttGGCTTCacacaccagaaatttctggcgaaatttctgcaaatttgtggcgaaatttctgcaaatttccagcaaccttctttgtccgaaatccattccgtttaccttccgaattccacccgggaccttcgggaccttaaccaattataccaacatgtcccaaaatacaatacgaacatattcgaggcttcaaacaacatcaaaacgacgaatcgcacctcaaatcaaaatctatgaactttgaactttcaaattttatatcttgtgccgaaatacatcaaatcaattcggaatgatttcaaatttggcacacaagtcataaatgacataacagacgtattccaattttcagaatcggattttgaccccgatatcaaaaagtcaacccctcggtcaaatttcccaaaaattcaactttcggcatttcaagcctaattccactacggacttccaaataaaattctgaccacgctcctaagtccaaaattaccatacagagctgttggaatcattaaaattttattccggagtcatttgcataaaatttgacatccggtcactatttgaacttaaactttaaatttttcatcaaaattccatatctcgggctagggacctcaaaatttgattgcgggtatacgcccaagtcccaattcacaatacggacctaccggaactgtcaaaatactgatccgagtctgtttgctcaaaatgttgaccaaagtcaactcaattgtgttttaaacatctaattcacattttaatccatttttcacctgaaaacttttcggaaaattttacggattgtgcacgcaagtcgaggaatgataaataatgtttttcgaggtcttagaatacaaaaataattattaaatttaaagatgacattttgggtcatcacaacatgtccccatgacacacaagtaaaaagcataaggtaaagaaaactttcctgaattttcagtcggggtctaagtcgaagtcgggctccattccatgCGCctgaactagtgcacacatccacgcaGACAACGttttctcagccttcttggggtatgCCTCACACTTGTCTTTCTCAATCACTGGAGCCTTCTCTTTTGAACTCTTCAGCTTCCACTCAGCACTTGCAACTGGCTTCTCCTTTTTTACTCCAATTGCTACATCCATCTCAAAAGTTACTgtttcctcacccactctaagcatgagttttctatcatgtatagcCAGTATAGCTCTACCCATTTCTAAAATTAGTCTTCCTATGATGAgagggacctccttgttctcctccatatttaccactatgaaatctaaaggaaatacgaacttatccacccgcaCCAAAACATCTTCTACTATCCCCTCGGGTGTTATAGTCGTTTGGTCTgctagctgcaaagatattggcaccgaccttatctctccaatctccttctccagtttcctgtaaatagacaatggcattagattaattgaggcaccagagtcacataaagatttatcaaagttaAGAGTGCCTAAAGAACAAGGTATCGTAAAACTccttggatctccacacttttgtgggagctTGTTTTGCAATATTGCACTGCAATACTCTGTAAgtttgaccactgaggtctcttctatcttcctcttctttgtaaggatctccttcaagaactttgcataagctggcatttgtgagagaacttccgtgaatggcaaatttacattaacctgtctcagcatatctaaaaatctctcaaactgcttatccagcttttctctatagagCTTTTTGCGAAAAGGTAAGCAGTCATGTGCTTTCTCTCTTCATTGGACTCATCCTTTCTTGAAGtttcctcttttttctttttctcatctccctttttgcctttcttcttctcagtCGTTTTATCATCATCTTCAATTTTCAACTCCTTCCCACTTTCCTTTTCAGGCGCAACTGCTTTCTAAATTGGAGTGGTATCTTTCAACACTTGtccgcttctcaaggtcacaacatttacCATTTTTTTGGGATTCCTTTCAGTATCAGCTGGcagagtacctgggattctctcgaataatatagttgcaatttgtcccacttgtctctccaaacTTCACAAACCTGTCCCAAGTTCTTTAATAGttgcaccatgagcatctaatctctcataTGTCTTGACAATGAATGACTTCATCAGATCTTCTAACCCAGACTGAATTGACTGTTGAGACTAAAACTGTGGCCTCTGCTGATTcacaaaaccaggagctccttgaaatctgaagttattttgttgccatgcatttgttgaacccccaggtgaactccatgaaaaactggGGTGCTTCTGACCAATTGCATTGAAGTTGTAATTACCAACAACATTAACTTCCTCGatcgaggcttgacactcatgagtagggtgtcctctt
This sequence is a window from Nicotiana tomentosiformis chromosome 5, ASM39032v3, whole genome shotgun sequence. Protein-coding genes within it:
- the LOC138892982 gene encoding uncharacterized protein, whose translation is MPAYAKFLKEILTKKRKIEETSVVKLTEYCSAILQNKLPQKCGDPRSFTIPCSLGTLNFDKSLCDSGASINLMPLSIYRKLEKEIGEIRSVPISLQLADQTTITPEGIVEDVLVRVDKFVFPLDFIVVNMEENKEVPLIIGRLILEMGRAILAIHDRKLMLRVGEETVTFEMDVAIGVKKEKPVASAEWKLKSSKEKAPVIEKDKCEAYPKKAEKTLSAWMCALVQAHGMEPDFDLDPD